A section of the Pseudomonas tritici genome encodes:
- a CDS encoding iron-sulfur-binding ferredoxin reductase translates to MPELYVGERHWSVSTGSNLLDALNQAGVAVPYSCRAGSCHACLVRCQGDVEDKQPEALSPAQRQDGWRLACQCQVSADLRVEAFDPARDGLAAQVVGVDWLNPTVLRLRLQPERGLRYRAGQHLVLWAGQVARPYSLASLPQEDAFLEFHLDCRQPGEFSDLARQLQVGDRLRLGELRGGALQYDPDWQSRPLWLLASGTGLGPLWGVLREALRQDHQGDIRLIHLAHDTEGHYLAEPLGALAAQHPNLTVELWTAAGSAQALAQLRLVSRQTLALLCGHPISVEAFSKRLFLAGLPRNQLLADVFLPRG, encoded by the coding sequence ATGCCTGAACTGTACGTCGGCGAACGCCATTGGTCGGTATCTACCGGCAGCAACCTGCTGGATGCCCTGAACCAGGCCGGTGTGGCTGTGCCTTACAGTTGCCGCGCTGGGAGCTGCCATGCCTGCCTGGTGCGTTGCCAAGGTGATGTCGAGGACAAGCAACCCGAGGCCTTGAGCCCGGCGCAACGCCAGGATGGCTGGCGGTTGGCCTGCCAATGCCAGGTCAGCGCGGACCTTCGCGTCGAGGCGTTTGACCCGGCGCGTGACGGTTTGGCGGCTCAGGTGGTCGGTGTCGATTGGTTGAACCCAACCGTGCTGCGCCTGCGCTTGCAGCCGGAGCGTGGCCTGCGTTATCGCGCCGGGCAGCACCTGGTGTTGTGGGCGGGGCAGGTGGCGAGGCCGTATTCTCTGGCGAGTTTGCCCCAGGAAGATGCATTCCTGGAGTTTCATCTCGACTGCCGCCAGCCTGGCGAATTCAGTGATCTAGCCCGGCAGTTGCAGGTTGGCGACCGCCTGCGTTTGGGCGAATTGCGCGGCGGCGCGCTGCAATACGACCCGGACTGGCAATCCCGACCGCTGTGGCTGCTGGCCTCCGGTACCGGGTTAGGGCCGTTGTGGGGTGTATTGCGTGAGGCGCTGCGCCAGGATCATCAGGGCGACATTCGCCTGATTCACCTGGCCCATGATACTGAAGGCCATTATCTCGCCGAGCCCTTGGGGGCGTTGGCTGCGCAGCATCCCAACCTCACGGTGGAGCTATGGACGGCGGCCGGGTCGGCACAGGCATTGGCGCAACTGCGGCTTGTTTCGCGGCAAACGCTGGCTTTACTCTGCGGACACCCCATCAGCGTAGAAGCCTTCTCAAAGCGCTTGTTTCTGGCGGGACTGCCGCGTAATCAACTGCTGGCCGATGTGTTCCTGCCCCGTGGTTGA
- a CDS encoding fumarate hydratase: MTVIKQDDLIQSVADALQFISYYHPVDFIQAMHEAYLREESPAARDSIAQILINSRMCATGHRPICQDTGIVTVFVRVGMDVRWDGATMGLDDMINEGVRRAYNLPENVLRASILADPAGARKNTKDNTPAVIHYSIVPGNTVEVDVAAKGGGSENKSKMAMLNPSDSIVDWVLKTVPTMGAGWCPPGMLGIGIGGTAEKAAVMAKEVLMESIDIHELKKRGPQNRIEEMRLELFEKVNQLGIGAQGLGGLTTVLDVKIMDYPTHAASLPVCMIPNCAATRHAHFVLDGSGPASLEAPPLDAYPEIVWEAGPSARRVNLDTLTPEEVQSWKPGETVLLNGKMLTGRDAAHKRMVEMLNKGETLPVDLKGRFIYYVGPVDPVREEVVGPAGPTTATRMDKFTRQILEQTGLLGMIGKSERGPTAIEAIKDHKAVYLMAVGGAAYLVAQAIKKSRVVAFAELGMEAIYEFDVKDMPVTVAVDSKGESVHITGPAIWQKKISESLAVEVQ, from the coding sequence ATGACCGTGATCAAGCAAGACGACCTGATTCAGAGCGTTGCTGACGCCCTGCAATTCATTTCCTACTACCATCCGGTTGATTTCATCCAGGCCATGCACGAAGCCTACCTGCGCGAAGAATCGCCAGCGGCCCGTGACTCCATCGCCCAGATCCTGATCAACTCGCGCATGTGCGCCACCGGCCATCGCCCGATCTGCCAGGACACCGGTATCGTTACCGTGTTCGTGCGCGTGGGCATGGACGTACGTTGGGATGGCGCCACCATGGGCCTGGACGACATGATCAACGAGGGCGTGCGTCGCGCCTACAACCTGCCGGAAAACGTCCTGCGCGCATCCATCCTCGCCGACCCGGCAGGTGCGCGTAAGAACACCAAGGACAACACCCCGGCGGTCATCCACTACTCCATCGTCCCGGGTAACACCGTGGAAGTGGACGTGGCGGCCAAGGGCGGCGGTTCCGAGAACAAGTCGAAAATGGCCATGCTCAACCCGTCCGACTCGATCGTCGACTGGGTACTGAAGACCGTTCCGACCATGGGTGCCGGCTGGTGCCCACCGGGCATGCTCGGCATTGGCATCGGCGGTACCGCCGAAAAAGCCGCCGTGATGGCCAAGGAAGTGTTGATGGAATCCATCGACATCCACGAGCTGAAAAAGCGGGGCCCGCAGAACCGTATCGAAGAGATGCGCCTGGAGCTGTTCGAGAAGGTCAACCAACTGGGCATCGGCGCCCAGGGCCTGGGTGGCCTGACCACCGTGCTCGACGTGAAGATCATGGATTACCCGACCCACGCCGCCTCGCTGCCGGTGTGCATGATCCCCAACTGCGCCGCCACCCGTCACGCACACTTTGTGCTCGACGGTTCGGGCCCGGCGTCGCTGGAAGCGCCACCGCTGGACGCCTACCCGGAAATCGTCTGGGAAGCTGGCCCATCGGCCCGTCGCGTCAACCTCGATACCCTGACCCCGGAAGAAGTGCAGAGCTGGAAGCCGGGCGAGACCGTGTTGCTCAACGGCAAGATGCTCACCGGTCGCGATGCGGCGCACAAGCGCATGGTCGAGATGCTGAACAAGGGCGAAACCTTGCCAGTGGACCTCAAGGGTCGCTTCATCTACTACGTTGGCCCGGTTGATCCGGTGCGCGAAGAAGTGGTTGGCCCGGCTGGCCCGACCACCGCAACGCGGATGGACAAGTTCACGCGTCAGATCCTCGAGCAAACCGGCCTGCTGGGCATGATCGGCAAATCCGAGCGCGGCCCTACCGCGATTGAAGCGATCAAGGACCACAAAGCCGTGTACCTGATGGCCGTGGGCGGTGCTGCTTACCTGGTGGCGCAAGCCATCAAGAAGTCGCGCGTTGTCGCCTTCGCCGAACTGGGCATGGAAGCGATCTACGAGTTCGACGTGAAAGACATGCCGGTCACCGTTGCGGTGGACAGCAAGGGCGAATCCGTGCACATCACCGGTCCTGCCATCTGGCAGAAAAAGATCAGTGAAAGCCTGGCGGTGGAAGTGCAGTAA
- a CDS encoding ATP-binding protein, with protein sequence MIVIPRPLRLTFYSLLIIAGAVLAAALATRHAERQALVDDAARANQQLALYANSLHTLIERYRALPAVLALDSEMINALKRPVDAQTQDVLNRKLERINGAAQSSTLELMDRTGLAVAASNWNLPSSYVGHNYAFRPYFSQTLSQGTGRFYAVGVTTGIPGYFLSSAVVDEHEQFLGAMVVKLEFPELEREWAQGNDLLLVSDARGIVFIANQQGWRYRNLRPLSASDLAELKATRQYDKKHLQPLDTQTLQRFDENSHLMRVNGPDGNANYIWESLPLKAEGWTLHLLRKPQFAFEDQRNAGLAAAGSWLALVFLVLFLTQRWRLARLRQRSREELEQLVEERTQALRTAQDGLVQSAKLAALGQMSAALAHEINQPLTAQRMQLATLRLLLDHGRVNDAYKALTPLDDMLTRMAALTGHLKTFARKSPSGLRERLDLATVVDQSLHLLDARLRDEAIGVVLDLTRPAWVRGDAIRLEQVLINLLRNALDAMADKPRKRLEIRLHADEQLWQLTVSDSGGGIAEEHLNSVFDPFFTTKPVGDGLGLGLAVSYAIVHELGGRLVAANRGDGAVFTLTLPIALETPDLC encoded by the coding sequence ATGATCGTGATCCCTCGCCCCCTGCGCCTGACCTTCTACTCCTTGCTGATCATCGCCGGTGCGGTGCTGGCCGCGGCCTTGGCCACACGCCATGCTGAACGCCAGGCCTTGGTGGACGATGCGGCCCGTGCCAATCAGCAACTCGCGCTGTATGCCAACTCACTGCATACCCTGATCGAACGCTACCGCGCGCTGCCGGCTGTGCTGGCGCTGGACTCGGAGATGATCAATGCCTTGAAAAGGCCGGTGGATGCTCAAACCCAGGACGTACTGAACCGCAAGCTCGAACGCATAAACGGTGCCGCGCAATCGTCCACCCTGGAATTGATGGACCGCACCGGCCTCGCCGTTGCCGCCAGCAACTGGAACCTGCCGAGCAGCTATGTCGGCCATAACTACGCCTTCCGGCCGTATTTCAGCCAGACCCTGAGCCAGGGCACCGGGCGTTTTTACGCGGTCGGCGTGACCACTGGCATACCGGGTTACTTTCTCTCCAGCGCCGTGGTGGATGAGCACGAACAGTTCCTGGGCGCCATGGTGGTCAAGCTGGAGTTCCCCGAACTTGAGCGTGAGTGGGCCCAGGGCAATGACCTGCTGCTGGTCAGCGACGCGCGTGGCATCGTGTTTATCGCCAATCAACAGGGCTGGCGTTATCGCAACCTGCGGCCGCTGTCGGCCAGCGATCTCGCCGAACTCAAGGCCACCCGCCAATACGACAAAAAACACCTGCAGCCGCTGGACACCCAGACGCTGCAACGCTTTGACGAAAACAGCCACTTGATGCGCGTCAACGGCCCGGACGGTAACGCCAATTACATTTGGGAATCCCTGCCGCTGAAGGCCGAAGGCTGGACCCTGCACCTGCTGCGTAAACCGCAGTTCGCTTTTGAGGACCAGCGCAACGCCGGCCTCGCCGCCGCCGGCTCCTGGCTGGCGCTGGTGTTCCTGGTGCTGTTCCTGACCCAACGCTGGCGCCTGGCTCGCCTGCGCCAGCGCAGCCGCGAAGAGCTTGAGCAACTGGTGGAAGAACGCACCCAGGCGCTGCGCACCGCCCAGGATGGCCTGGTGCAGTCGGCCAAATTGGCGGCACTGGGGCAAATGTCCGCCGCCCTCGCCCATGAAATCAATCAGCCGCTGACGGCCCAGCGCATGCAGTTGGCCACCTTGCGCCTGCTGCTGGATCACGGCCGCGTCAACGACGCCTACAAGGCGCTCACGCCGCTGGACGACATGCTCACGCGCATGGCCGCGCTCACCGGCCACCTCAAGACCTTCGCGCGCAAAAGCCCGAGCGGCCTGCGTGAGCGCCTGGACTTGGCCACCGTGGTCGATCAGTCCTTGCACCTGCTCGACGCACGCTTGCGTGATGAAGCCATCGGCGTCGTGCTGGACCTGACCCGCCCCGCCTGGGTCCGTGGCGATGCAATCCGCCTGGAACAGGTGCTGATCAACCTGCTGCGCAACGCGCTCGACGCCATGGCCGACAAACCACGCAAACGTCTGGAAATCCGCCTGCACGCCGATGAACAACTGTGGCAACTCACCGTCAGCGACAGCGGCGGCGGGATTGCCGAAGAACACCTGAACAGCGTGTTCGACCCGTTCTTCACCACCAAGCCGGTGGGTGACGGGCTCGGCTTGGGGCTGGCAGTGTCCTACGCTATCGTGCACGAACTGGGCGGCCGCCTGGTCGCCGCCAACCGTGGCGACGGCGCGGTTTTCACCCTGACCCTGCCTATCGCGCTGGAGACGCCCGACCTATGTTGA
- a CDS encoding enoyl-CoA hydratase-related protein, giving the protein MTDAILQHRERGLLILQLNRPEKKNALTRAMYTQLAEAFEQADADADIRCVLIQGSSGCFTAGNDIGDFLEQPPSDLDSPPFHFMKSLLNCRKPVIAAVAGAAVGIGTTLLLHCDLVYVSRDARLRMPFVNLGLCPEFGSSLILPRLLGHAKAAELLLLGEGFSGEQAAALGIATEALCSGEAALARAREMAERFETLAPGAVQVTKQLMKSVDREQLRQVIEEEGALFTQRLRSPEAIAALSAFISR; this is encoded by the coding sequence ATGACTGACGCTATCCTGCAGCACCGTGAACGCGGGCTGCTGATCCTGCAGCTCAATCGTCCCGAGAAGAAAAATGCGCTGACTCGGGCCATGTATACCCAGTTGGCCGAGGCGTTCGAGCAGGCCGATGCGGACGCGGATATCCGCTGCGTGCTGATCCAGGGCAGCAGTGGCTGTTTCACTGCGGGCAACGACATCGGCGACTTTCTCGAACAACCGCCCAGCGACCTCGATAGCCCACCGTTTCATTTCATGAAGAGCCTGCTCAACTGCCGCAAGCCGGTGATCGCCGCGGTAGCAGGTGCAGCCGTGGGTATCGGTACAACCCTGCTGCTGCATTGCGACCTTGTGTATGTCAGCCGTGATGCGCGATTGCGCATGCCGTTCGTCAATCTGGGGCTGTGCCCGGAGTTTGGTTCGAGCCTGATCCTGCCGAGGTTGTTGGGGCACGCCAAGGCGGCTGAGTTATTGCTGCTGGGCGAGGGCTTCAGCGGCGAACAGGCGGCGGCGTTGGGGATTGCCACCGAGGCGTTGTGCAGCGGTGAGGCGGCGTTGGCCAGGGCGCGGGAAATGGCCGAGCGGTTTGAAACCCTGGCGCCGGGGGCGGTGCAGGTGACCAAGCAACTCATGAAAAGTGTGGATCGCGAGCAATTGCGGCAGGTGATTGAGGAGGAGGGCGCGTTGTTTACCCAGCGATTGAGGTCGCCGGAGGCGATTGCGGCGTTGTCGGCTTTCATTTCTCGCTAA
- a CDS encoding PilZ domain-containing protein: MFTDRRIERHQLPYFLQVFNRRTDKPIGFLGNVSEDGLMLISQLPMMVDVDFELRLKIPNADGTFHPIDLTATCLWSHEDINPQQYDSGFSVLHAPEEYGQLINVLLHYFSFDPLQASA; encoded by the coding sequence ATGTTTACCGACCGACGGATTGAGCGGCATCAGTTGCCTTACTTTCTGCAAGTGTTTAACCGGCGCACCGATAAGCCCATCGGCTTCTTGGGCAATGTCTCGGAAGATGGGCTGATGTTAATCAGCCAATTGCCCATGATGGTCGACGTGGACTTCGAGCTGCGCTTGAAGATTCCCAATGCTGACGGCACCTTCCATCCAATCGATCTGACAGCAACCTGCCTGTGGAGCCACGAGGATATCAACCCGCAGCAGTACGATTCAGGTTTCAGTGTGCTCCACGCTCCCGAGGAATATGGGCAACTGATCAACGTGTTGCTGCACTACTTCAGTTTTGATCCCTTGCAGGCTTCGGCCTAG
- a CDS encoding DUF58 domain-containing protein, whose translation MKPTRLLLNWLGVLLGLGILLGTATALQFKVPDTLHSIAWGLLLALLLLATLDAMRMRRRPSPRVQRQMPGSLALGRWGEVRLALEHDFPQPLTVQVFDHVPDGLSVENMPQSIALRPGESSELGYRLRPLRRGHFSFSHCEIQLPSPMGLWSARRIIEVSDATRVYPDFARLYGAQLLGVDNWLSQLGVRQRQRRGLGQEFHQLREFRDGDSLRQIDWKATARQRTPIAREYEDERDQQIVFMLDCGRRMRSQDDELSHFDHALNACLLLSYVALRQGDAVGLCTFAGEQPRYLAPVKGSGQLNLLLNAVYDLDTTRRTADYQTAASDLLARQKRRALVIVVTNLRDEDDEALLTAVKRISRQHRVLVASLREEVLDQLRQAPVQTLPEALAYSGTIDYLNTRDELHDRLAAQGLSVLDTLPCELGPALVTRYLGWKKAGVL comes from the coding sequence ATGAAACCGACCCGTCTGCTGCTGAACTGGCTCGGCGTATTGCTGGGCTTGGGCATATTGCTGGGCACCGCAACGGCGTTGCAGTTCAAGGTGCCCGACACCTTGCACTCAATCGCATGGGGGTTGCTTCTTGCACTGTTGCTGCTGGCTACGCTGGATGCGATGCGTATGCGTCGACGCCCATCCCCCCGCGTGCAACGACAGATGCCCGGCAGCCTGGCGCTCGGAAGGTGGGGCGAAGTACGCCTGGCCTTGGAGCATGACTTCCCACAGCCACTGACGGTGCAGGTATTCGATCATGTCCCCGACGGATTGAGTGTCGAGAACATGCCCCAGTCCATAGCGCTGCGCCCCGGTGAAAGCAGTGAGCTGGGTTATCGCCTTCGCCCTTTGCGGCGCGGGCATTTCAGTTTCAGCCACTGTGAAATTCAGCTGCCCAGCCCGATGGGCCTGTGGTCGGCGCGGCGAATTATCGAAGTGAGCGATGCCACACGCGTCTACCCGGATTTCGCCCGACTGTACGGCGCGCAATTGCTGGGGGTGGACAACTGGCTGAGCCAACTGGGTGTACGTCAACGTCAACGACGTGGATTGGGGCAGGAGTTTCATCAACTGCGCGAGTTTCGCGACGGTGACAGCCTAAGGCAGATCGATTGGAAGGCCACCGCCCGACAGCGCACGCCCATCGCCCGCGAATATGAGGATGAGCGCGACCAACAGATCGTGTTCATGCTTGATTGTGGACGACGCATGCGTAGCCAGGATGACGAGCTGTCGCATTTTGACCACGCCCTCAATGCCTGCCTGTTGCTCAGCTACGTTGCCTTGCGCCAGGGTGATGCGGTGGGCCTGTGCACCTTTGCCGGTGAACAGCCACGCTACCTGGCACCGGTCAAGGGCAGCGGCCAGCTGAACCTATTACTCAACGCCGTGTACGACCTCGATACCACCCGACGGACTGCCGATTACCAGACCGCGGCAAGTGATTTGCTGGCTCGACAAAAGCGGCGCGCGTTGGTGATCGTGGTGACCAACCTGCGCGATGAGGACGATGAGGCACTGCTGACTGCAGTCAAGCGTATCAGCCGCCAGCACAGGGTGCTGGTCGCCAGTTTGCGCGAGGAGGTACTCGATCAACTGCGCCAAGCGCCCGTGCAAACCTTGCCTGAAGCCTTGGCCTACAGCGGCACCATCGACTACCTGAATACCCGCGACGAATTGCATGACCGCCTCGCCGCCCAAGGCCTATCCGTATTGGACACCTTGCCGTGTGAACTGGGACCGGCCCTGGTGACACGTTACCTGGGCTGGAAGAAAGCGGGTGTGCTCTGA
- a CDS encoding MFS transporter: MDNSNSLPLGSAAAPAKARTTSSRIKSIFSGSVGNMVEWYDWYVYAAFSLYFAKAFFPKGDTTAQLLNTAAIFAVGFLMRPIGGWLMGLYADKVGRKKALMASVYLMCFGSLLIALSPGYEMIGIGAPILLVFARLLQGLSVGGEYGTSATYLSEMATKERRGFYSSFQYVTLISGQLIALAVLIVLQQVLTTEQLYAWGWRIPFAIGALCAVVALYLRRGMEETESFTKKEKAKESAMRTLMRHPKELMTVVGLTMGGTLAFYTYTTYMQKYLVNTVGMSISDSTTISAATLFLFMCLQPIVGGLSDKVGRRPILIAFGILGTLFTVPILTTLHTIQSWWGAFFLIMAALIIVSGYTSINAVVKAELFPTEIRALGVGLPYALTVSIFGGTAEYIALWFKSIGMETGYYWYVTACIAVSLVVYVTMKDTRKHSRITTD; this comes from the coding sequence ATGGATAACTCCAACTCCCTGCCTCTGGGGTCGGCGGCTGCGCCGGCAAAAGCACGCACCACGTCCAGCCGGATCAAATCGATCTTCAGCGGATCGGTCGGCAACATGGTCGAATGGTACGACTGGTACGTCTACGCCGCCTTCTCGCTGTACTTCGCCAAAGCCTTCTTCCCGAAAGGCGACACCACCGCCCAATTGCTCAACACCGCCGCGATCTTCGCTGTGGGTTTCCTGATGCGCCCGATCGGTGGCTGGCTGATGGGCCTGTACGCCGACAAAGTCGGGCGTAAAAAAGCCCTGATGGCCTCGGTCTACCTGATGTGCTTCGGCTCGCTGCTGATTGCCCTGAGCCCGGGTTATGAAATGATTGGCATCGGTGCGCCGATCCTGCTGGTGTTTGCCCGTTTACTGCAGGGGCTGTCGGTCGGCGGCGAATACGGCACCTCCGCCACTTACCTCAGCGAGATGGCAACCAAGGAACGTCGTGGTTTCTACTCCAGCTTCCAGTACGTGACCCTGATTTCGGGCCAGCTCATCGCCCTGGCCGTACTGATCGTGCTGCAACAGGTATTGACCACCGAGCAGCTGTACGCGTGGGGCTGGCGTATCCCGTTCGCCATCGGCGCCCTGTGCGCAGTCGTCGCGCTGTACCTGCGTCGCGGCATGGAAGAAACCGAGTCGTTCACCAAGAAGGAAAAAGCCAAGGAAAGCGCGATGCGCACCTTGATGCGCCACCCCAAGGAACTGATGACCGTGGTCGGCCTGACCATGGGCGGTACCCTGGCGTTCTACACCTACACCACCTACATGCAGAAATACCTGGTGAACACCGTCGGCATGAGCATTTCCGACTCCACCACCATCTCGGCGGCGACGCTGTTTCTGTTCATGTGCCTGCAACCGATCGTCGGCGGGCTGTCGGATAAAGTCGGTCGTCGGCCAATCCTGATCGCCTTCGGTATCCTCGGCACGCTGTTCACCGTGCCGATCCTCACCACGCTGCACACCATCCAGAGCTGGTGGGGCGCGTTCTTCCTGATCATGGCAGCCCTGATCATCGTCAGCGGCTACACCTCGATCAACGCCGTGGTGAAGGCCGAGCTGTTCCCGACCGAAATCCGCGCCCTGGGTGTGGGCCTGCCGTATGCCCTGACGGTGTCGATCTTCGGCGGTACCGCTGAATACATCGCGCTGTGGTTCAAGAGCATCGGCATGGAAACCGGTTACTACTGGTATGTGACGGCGTGTATTGCGGTGTCATTGGTGGTCTACGTGACGATGAAAGACACGCGCAAACACTCGCGTATCACCACGGACTAA
- the pyk gene encoding pyruvate kinase has product MSVRRTKIVATLGPASNSPEVLEQLILAGLDVARLNFSHGTPDEHKARAKLVRDLAAKHGRFVALLGDLQGPKIRIAKFANKRIELKIGDKFTFSTSHPLTEGTQDVVGIDYPDLVKDCGVGDELLLDDGRVVMRVDTATPTELNCTVLIGGPLSDHKGINRRGGGLTAPALTEKDKADIKLAAEMEVDYLAVSFPRDAADMEYARKLRDEAGGTAWLVAKIERAEAVADDETLDGLIKASDAVMVARGDLGVEIGDAELIGIQKKIILHARRHNKAVIVATQMMESMIQNPMPTRAEVSDVANAVLDYTDAVMLSAESAAGPYPLEAVQAMARICLGAEKHPTSKTSSHRIGKEFESCDQSIALAAMYTANHFPGVKAIIALTESGYTPLIMSRIRSSVPIYAFSPHRETQARAAMFRGVYTVPFDPASLPPHEVSQAAIDELIKRGVVEKGDWVILTKGDSYHTIGGTNGMKILHVGDPMV; this is encoded by the coding sequence ATGTCCGTCCGTCGCACCAAAATCGTCGCCACCCTTGGCCCGGCCAGCAACTCGCCGGAAGTCCTCGAACAGCTGATTCTGGCTGGTTTGGACGTCGCCCGTCTGAACTTCTCCCACGGCACCCCGGACGAGCACAAGGCTCGCGCCAAGCTGGTGCGTGACCTGGCCGCCAAGCATGGCCGCTTCGTCGCATTGCTGGGTGACCTGCAAGGCCCGAAAATTCGTATCGCCAAATTCGCCAACAAGCGCATTGAGCTGAAGATCGGTGACAAATTCACCTTCTCCACCAGCCACCCGCTGACCGAAGGTACCCAGGACGTCGTCGGCATCGACTACCCGGACCTGGTCAAGGACTGCGGCGTCGGTGACGAACTGCTGCTGGACGACGGCCGCGTGGTCATGCGCGTCGACACCGCCACCCCAACTGAGCTGAACTGCACCGTGCTCATTGGCGGCCCGCTGTCCGACCACAAAGGCATCAACCGTCGCGGTGGTGGCCTGACCGCCCCGGCCCTGACGGAAAAAGACAAGGCCGACATCAAGCTCGCCGCCGAAATGGAAGTGGACTACCTCGCGGTATCGTTCCCGCGTGACGCCGCCGACATGGAATACGCACGTAAGCTGCGCGACGAGGCCGGCGGTACTGCCTGGCTGGTGGCGAAGATCGAACGCGCCGAAGCTGTGGCCGATGACGAAACCCTCGACGGCCTGATCAAGGCTTCCGACGCAGTGATGGTTGCCCGTGGCGACCTGGGCGTGGAAATCGGTGACGCCGAACTGATCGGTATCCAGAAGAAGATCATCCTGCACGCGCGCCGCCACAACAAAGCGGTGATCGTAGCGACCCAGATGATGGAGTCGATGATCCAGAACCCGATGCCGACCCGCGCCGAAGTGTCCGACGTAGCCAACGCTGTGCTCGACTACACCGATGCCGTGATGCTCTCGGCTGAAAGTGCCGCGGGCCCGTATCCGCTGGAAGCTGTGCAAGCCATGGCGCGTATCTGCCTCGGCGCCGAAAAGCACCCCACCAGCAAGACCTCCAGCCACCGCATTGGCAAAGAGTTCGAAAGCTGCGACCAGAGTATCGCCCTGGCCGCCATGTACACCGCCAACCACTTCCCGGGTGTGAAGGCAATCATCGCCTTGACCGAAAGTGGCTATACGCCGTTGATCATGTCGCGCATCCGTTCGTCGGTGCCGATCTACGCGTTCTCCCCGCACCGCGAAACCCAGGCCCGCGCGGCCATGTTCCGTGGCGTGTACACCGTTCCGTTCGACCCGGCTTCGTTGCCACCGCATGAAGTCAGCCAGGCGGCCATCGACGAGTTGATCAAGCGCGGCGTCGTGGAGAAAGGTGACTGGGTCATCCTGACCAAGGGCGACAGCTATCACACCATCGGCGGCACCAACGGCATGAAGATACTGCACGTTGGCGACCCAATGGTCTGA
- a CDS encoding sigma-54-dependent transcriptional regulator, giving the protein MLNAVIVVDDEASIRTAVEQWLSLSGFEVQLFSRAEECLAKLPKDFPGVILSDVRMPGLSGLELLAEVQRRDADLPVILLTGHGDVPMAVDAMRDGAYDFLEKPFSPDALLNSLRRALDKRGLILENRRLHQQADHRAQLESTLLGVSRGLQTLRRQVLDLASLPVNVLIRGETGSGKELVARCLHDFGPRAKKPFVALNCAAIPEQLFEAELFGHESGAFTGAQGKRIGKLEYAHGGTLFLDEIESMPLAQQVKLLRVLQEQKLERLGSNQSIHVDLRIIAATKPDLLEEARAGRFREDLAYRLNVAQLRLPPLRERREDIPLLFDHFSQSAAERLGRRVEPLSAAQLGRLLSHDWPGNVRELANVAERQVLGLGEPEPEGVEAGQSLAAQQEAFEAHCLKAALARHKGDIKAVLAELQLPRRTLNEKMQRHGLVREMFL; this is encoded by the coding sequence ATGTTGAACGCGGTGATTGTGGTCGACGACGAAGCCAGCATCCGAACGGCGGTCGAGCAGTGGTTGAGCCTGTCTGGGTTTGAGGTGCAGTTGTTCAGCCGCGCCGAAGAATGCCTGGCGAAACTGCCCAAGGACTTTCCCGGGGTGATCCTGAGCGACGTACGCATGCCGGGTCTCAGCGGCCTGGAACTGTTGGCCGAGGTGCAGCGCCGTGATGCGGATTTGCCGGTGATATTGCTGACCGGCCACGGCGATGTGCCGATGGCCGTCGACGCCATGCGCGACGGTGCCTACGACTTCCTGGAAAAACCCTTCAGCCCCGACGCCCTGCTCAACAGCCTGCGCCGCGCCCTGGACAAGCGTGGCTTGATCCTGGAAAACCGTCGTCTGCACCAACAGGCCGATCATCGCGCACAGTTGGAGTCGACCCTTTTAGGCGTGTCTCGAGGGTTGCAGACCCTGCGCCGCCAGGTGCTGGATTTGGCGAGCCTGCCGGTCAATGTACTGATCCGTGGCGAGACCGGCAGTGGCAAGGAGCTGGTTGCCCGTTGCCTGCATGACTTCGGCCCACGGGCGAAAAAACCCTTTGTGGCACTCAACTGCGCGGCAATCCCCGAGCAGTTGTTCGAGGCCGAGCTGTTCGGCCACGAAAGCGGCGCATTCACCGGTGCCCAGGGCAAGCGCATCGGCAAACTGGAATACGCCCACGGCGGCACGCTGTTCCTCGATGAAATCGAAAGCATGCCGCTGGCCCAGCAGGTGAAACTGCTGCGCGTGTTGCAGGAACAGAAGCTCGAACGACTGGGCTCCAACCAAAGTATCCACGTGGATCTGCGCATCATCGCCGCCACCAAACCGGACCTGCTGGAAGAGGCCCGCGCCGGGCGCTTTCGCGAAGACTTGGCCTACCGATTGAACGTCGCGCAATTGCGCCTGCCGCCCTTGCGTGAGCGCCGGGAAGATATCCCGTTGCTGTTCGACCACTTCTCACAGAGTGCCGCCGAACGCCTGGGCCGCCGTGTTGAACCGCTGAGCGCTGCGCAACTGGGGCGCCTGCTCAGCCATGACTGGCCGGGCAATGTGCGTGAATTGGCCAACGTCGCCGAGCGCCAGGTACTTGGCCTTGGCGAGCCGGAGCCGGAAGGCGTCGAGGCCGGGCAATCGTTGGCGGCGCAGCAGGAGGCGTTTGAAGCGCATTGCCTTAAAGCTGCGCTGGCGCGGCACAAGGGCGATATCAAGGCCGTGCTGGCCGAGCTGCAACTGCCTCGGCGAACCTTGAATGAAAAGATGCAGCGGCATGGGTTGGTGCGGGAGATGTTTCTCTAG